Proteins from one Deinococcus actinosclerus genomic window:
- a CDS encoding dicarboxylate/amino acid:cation symporter, which produces MPKIFRSLYVQVLTAIVIGVLVGHFFPTVGEGLKPLGDGFIKLIKVVIGPIIFCTVVSGVASMRDTKKIGRVGGKALLYFEVVTTAALLIGLVVVNLVGPGRGMNINPATLDTSAITKYTEAAGEQTVADFVLHIIPTTFVSAFTEGDLLQVLLIALLSGFALIRMGDLGQRVLKGIDAVSVLVFQILGFIMKLAPIGAFGAMAFTIGKYGVGSLQQLAALMGTFYVTCALFVFVVLNVIAKLAGFSLLKFLRYIKEELLLVLGTSSSESALPRLMTKLEHAGANKSVVGLVVPTGYSFNLDGTSIYLTMAAVFIAQATNTDLSFAQELALLAILLLTSKGAAGVTGSGFVVLAGTLAALGSVPVAGLALILGIDRFMSEGRAITNIIGNGVATLVVARSEKALDMNRLTRVLNGEQLPSVNADVQAEEHGEGRKLGSAQPA; this is translated from the coding sequence ATGCCCAAGATTTTCCGCAGCCTCTACGTGCAGGTGCTGACCGCCATCGTCATCGGCGTGCTCGTCGGCCACTTCTTCCCCACCGTCGGGGAAGGGCTCAAACCCCTCGGGGACGGCTTCATCAAGCTGATCAAGGTCGTCATCGGCCCGATCATCTTCTGCACGGTCGTCAGCGGCGTCGCCAGCATGCGCGACACCAAGAAGATCGGCCGGGTGGGCGGGAAGGCCCTGCTGTACTTCGAGGTCGTCACCACCGCCGCCCTGCTGATCGGGCTGGTCGTCGTGAACCTCGTCGGCCCCGGGCGCGGCATGAACATCAACCCCGCCACCCTCGACACCAGCGCCATCACCAAGTACACCGAGGCCGCCGGGGAACAGACCGTCGCGGACTTCGTGCTGCATATCATCCCCACCACCTTCGTCAGCGCCTTCACCGAGGGGGACCTGCTGCAGGTGCTGCTCATCGCGCTGCTCAGCGGCTTCGCGCTGATCCGCATGGGCGACCTGGGCCAGCGCGTCCTGAAAGGCATCGACGCGGTCAGCGTCCTGGTGTTCCAGATCCTGGGCTTCATCATGAAGCTCGCCCCGATCGGCGCGTTCGGCGCGATGGCCTTCACCATCGGCAAGTACGGCGTCGGCAGCCTCCAGCAGCTCGCCGCCCTGATGGGGACCTTCTACGTCACCTGCGCGCTGTTCGTGTTCGTCGTCCTGAACGTCATCGCCAAGCTGGCCGGCTTCAGCCTGCTGAAATTCCTGCGCTACATCAAGGAAGAACTGCTGCTCGTGTTGGGCACCAGCTCCAGCGAGAGCGCCCTGCCGCGCCTGATGACCAAACTCGAACACGCCGGCGCGAACAAGAGCGTGGTCGGGCTGGTCGTCCCCACCGGGTACTCCTTCAACCTCGACGGCACCAGCATCTACCTGACCATGGCCGCCGTGTTCATCGCCCAGGCCACCAACACCGACCTGAGCTTCGCGCAGGAACTCGCCCTGCTGGCCATCCTTCTGCTCACCAGCAAGGGGGCGGCGGGCGTCACCGGCAGTGGCTTCGTCGTCCTCGCCGGCACCCTGGCGGCGCTGGGCAGCGTCCCGGTCGCGGGCCTCGCCCTGATCCTCGGGATCGACCGCTTCATGAGCGAAGGGCGCGCCATCACCAACATCATCGGCAACGGCGTCGCCACCCTGGTCGTCGCCCGCAGCGAGAAGGCGCTGGACATGAACCGCCTCACCCGCGTCCTGAACGGCGAGCAGCTTCCATCCGTGAACGCCGACGTGCAGGCCGAGGAACACGGCGAGGGCCGCAAGCTGGGGAGCGCTCAGCCCGCGTAG
- a CDS encoding ATP-binding protein produces MALRLPLPSRVPSLAREVALPHTPRLLRVGPRLFLTTLGAFLVLGLPVAGLVSQGVYDGIHRSFAERSLRESRLVAALPPVVAALSGNAAERANLNALMNRYRDQLGADYVVVTDRDARRLTHPNPAQVGQRMQGGDFTAFLRGRSVTETVQGTLGRSVRSKVPIVDGAGRVLGLASVGFLLPRLRDVFLDVLRAGLPWYLLALGLALALALGVARRVKTEMLGLEPEQIAGGLRQYRAVLNTLEEGVLVARAGQVFVMNPQARALLGTPDAALPLPWPPGLPLPVPEAGPVTAEVAGRPVLLAAQEAGEGAVVVTLRDLARVRALADELTQSQRYAELLRAQTHEFTNRLHTLAGLLHLGETREALALIHAQSARHEAHLQAVGALRHVRLSALLLGKFDRAAERGVTLTLDPLSALPATLPPGVLDGLELAAGNLIENALDATQGQPDAEVRVLIAADPEGLILEVRDTGPGVPPALAGTLTVRGVSSKGTGRGVGLALVSDRAQALGATLTHDRVNADGRDWTRFTLDVPLPEAEQ; encoded by the coding sequence GTGGCGCTGCGTCTGCCCCTTCCGTCCCGCGTGCCGTCCCTGGCGCGCGAGGTGGCGCTGCCGCACACGCCTCGGCTGCTGCGGGTGGGACCGAGGCTGTTCCTGACGACGCTGGGGGCGTTTCTGGTGCTGGGCCTGCCGGTGGCGGGGCTGGTCAGTCAGGGCGTGTACGACGGAATTCACCGCTCGTTCGCGGAGCGGTCGCTGCGCGAGTCGCGGCTGGTGGCGGCCCTCCCGCCGGTCGTGGCAGCCCTGTCGGGGAACGCGGCCGAGCGGGCGAACCTGAACGCCCTGATGAACCGCTACCGGGATCAGCTGGGCGCGGATTACGTGGTGGTCACCGACCGGGACGCGCGGCGCCTGACGCACCCGAACCCGGCGCAGGTGGGGCAGCGCATGCAGGGCGGGGACTTCACGGCGTTCCTGCGGGGCCGGAGCGTCACGGAGACGGTGCAGGGCACGCTGGGCCGCTCGGTGCGGTCGAAGGTGCCCATCGTGGACGGCGCGGGGCGGGTGCTGGGACTGGCGAGCGTGGGCTTCCTGCTGCCCCGGTTGCGGGACGTGTTCCTGGACGTGCTGCGCGCGGGCCTGCCCTGGTACCTGCTGGCGCTGGGGCTGGCCCTGGCTCTGGCGCTGGGTGTGGCGCGGCGCGTGAAGACCGAGATGCTGGGCCTGGAACCCGAGCAGATCGCCGGTGGCCTGCGGCAGTACCGGGCGGTGCTGAACACCCTGGAGGAAGGCGTGCTGGTGGCCCGCGCGGGGCAGGTGTTCGTGATGAACCCCCAGGCCCGCGCGCTGCTTGGAACACCAGACGCCGCATTACCCCTCCCGTGGCCGCCGGGCCTCCCGCTGCCCGTGCCGGAGGCCGGGCCGGTCACGGCGGAAGTGGCGGGCCGCCCGGTGCTGCTGGCCGCGCAGGAGGCCGGCGAGGGCGCCGTGGTGGTCACGCTGCGGGACCTGGCGCGGGTGCGGGCCCTGGCGGACGAGCTGACCCAGTCGCAGCGCTACGCGGAACTGCTGCGGGCGCAGACGCACGAGTTCACGAACCGCCTGCACACCCTGGCGGGCCTGCTGCACCTGGGCGAGACGCGCGAGGCCCTGGCGCTCATCCACGCGCAGTCGGCCCGGCACGAGGCGCACCTGCAGGCGGTGGGGGCGCTGCGGCACGTGCGGCTCTCCGCGCTGCTGCTGGGCAAGTTCGACCGCGCGGCGGAACGGGGCGTGACCCTCACCCTCGATCCGCTGTCGGCGCTGCCGGCCACGCTGCCGCCCGGCGTGCTGGACGGGCTGGAACTCGCGGCGGGGAATCTCATCGAGAACGCCCTGGACGCCACGCAGGGCCAGCCGGACGCCGAGGTGCGCGTGTTGATCGCTGCCGACCCGGAAGGTCTGATCCTGGAGGTGCGCGACACGGGCCCTGGCGTGCCCCCGGCGCTGGCGGGAACCCTGACCGTGCGGGGCGTGAGCAGCAAGGGCACGGGGCGGGGCGTGGGGCTGGCCCTGGTGTCAGACCGCGCGCAGGCGCTCGGCGCGACCCTCACCCATGACCGCGTGAATGCGGACGGGCGGGACTGGACGCGCTTCACACTGGACGTGCCCCTCCCCGAGGCCGAACAATGA
- a CDS encoding response regulator gives MTSPPPLRVLIVEDDPQIAALHWRLLERAGGFTVLGQAESLRVARAMLRTLHPDLLLLDVHLPDGRGLDLLREARMSGVRVDAILVTAASDAPSVQDALLHGAADYLVKPVTPERFTLALERARERAALWAQGDVRQGHLDALFAPPAAPDAAGLDGDTLRRVRAALRDLGEASAAELGTRVGLSRVTAWRYLEHLVETGEASVGTDARTGGRPAKRYRRV, from the coding sequence GTGACCTCTCCCCCACCGCTGCGCGTGCTGATCGTCGAGGACGACCCGCAGATCGCGGCGCTGCACTGGCGGCTGCTGGAGCGCGCCGGGGGCTTCACGGTGCTGGGGCAGGCGGAGTCGCTGCGGGTGGCGCGGGCCATGCTGCGCACCCTGCACCCGGACCTGCTGCTGCTGGACGTGCACCTGCCCGACGGGCGCGGCCTGGACCTGCTGCGCGAGGCGCGCATGAGTGGCGTGCGGGTGGACGCGATCCTGGTCACGGCGGCCAGTGACGCGCCCAGCGTGCAGGACGCGCTGCTGCACGGCGCGGCAGATTACCTCGTGAAGCCCGTGACGCCCGAGCGCTTCACGCTGGCGCTGGAGCGCGCCCGGGAGCGCGCGGCGCTGTGGGCGCAGGGGGACGTGCGCCAGGGCCACCTGGACGCCCTGTTCGCCCCGCCCGCCGCCCCGGACGCCGCGGGGCTGGACGGGGACACGCTGCGCCGCGTGCGGGCCGCCCTGCGCGACCTGGGCGAGGCGAGTGCCGCCGAGCTGGGTACCCGCGTGGGCCTCAGCCGCGTGACCGCGTGGCGGTACCTGGAGCACCTCGTCGAGACCGGCGAGGCCAGCGTGGGCACCGACGCCCGCACCGGGGGCCGCCCCGCCAAACGCTACCGCCGGGTGTAG
- the lpdA gene encoding dihydrolipoyl dehydrogenase yields the protein MDSYDVLVIGGGPAGYVAAIRAAQLGFKTACVDAFERGGKASLGGTCLNVGCIPSKAMLDSSEKFEMLQHDFAEHGINVQGASVDVAQMLKRQSGVVDKLTGGVAFLFRKNKITSIHGLGRLVRQDGDAWIVDAAGTEVKAKHVIVATGSSPRALPLAPFGGHVVENSGALSFTEVPGKLGVIGAGVIGLELGSVWRRLGAQVTVLEALPGFLMAADDAIAKEGLKLFQKQGLDFHFGVNITSVEQDETGVSVTYTEKEQEVTARFDKLIVSIGRVPHTQGLGADAVGLALDERGFVKVDHHYRTNLPGVYAIGDVIGGAMLAHKAEEEGVALAEMLAGQAGHVNYDVIPWVIYTSPEIAWAGLTEKQAKEKGLSIKTGQFPFSANGRALGHGDTRGFVKIIADAQTDKLLGVHMIGGGVSELIGEVVAIMEFGGSSEDLARTVHAHPTLSEVVKEAALATDKRALHM from the coding sequence ATGGATTCTTACGACGTTCTGGTGATTGGTGGCGGCCCCGCGGGGTACGTGGCAGCGATTCGCGCGGCGCAGCTGGGCTTCAAGACCGCCTGCGTGGACGCCTTCGAGCGGGGCGGCAAGGCGTCCCTGGGGGGCACGTGCCTGAACGTGGGCTGCATTCCCAGCAAGGCGATGCTGGACAGCAGCGAGAAGTTCGAGATGCTCCAGCATGACTTCGCCGAGCACGGCATCAACGTGCAGGGCGCGTCGGTGGACGTGGCGCAGATGCTCAAGCGTCAGAGCGGCGTGGTGGACAAGCTGACGGGCGGCGTGGCGTTCCTGTTCCGCAAGAACAAGATCACCAGCATTCACGGTCTGGGCCGCCTCGTGCGCCAGGACGGCGACGCCTGGATCGTGGACGCGGCGGGTACGGAAGTGAAGGCCAAGCACGTGATCGTCGCGACGGGCAGCAGCCCCCGCGCGCTGCCCCTGGCGCCCTTCGGCGGGCACGTCGTGGAAAACAGCGGCGCGCTGAGCTTCACGGAAGTGCCCGGCAAGCTCGGCGTGATCGGCGCGGGCGTGATCGGCCTGGAACTGGGCAGCGTGTGGCGCCGCCTGGGCGCGCAGGTCACCGTTCTGGAGGCCCTGCCAGGCTTCCTGATGGCCGCCGACGACGCGATTGCCAAGGAAGGCCTGAAGCTGTTCCAGAAGCAGGGCCTGGACTTCCACTTCGGCGTGAACATCACCTCCGTCGAGCAGGACGAGACCGGCGTGAGCGTGACCTACACCGAGAAGGAGCAGGAGGTCACGGCGCGCTTCGACAAGCTGATCGTCTCCATCGGCCGCGTGCCCCACACCCAGGGCCTGGGTGCCGACGCGGTGGGTCTGGCGCTGGATGAGCGCGGCTTCGTGAAGGTGGACCACCACTACCGCACGAACCTCCCCGGCGTGTACGCCATCGGCGACGTGATCGGCGGCGCCATGCTGGCCCACAAGGCCGAGGAGGAGGGCGTGGCCCTCGCCGAGATGCTCGCCGGGCAGGCCGGGCACGTGAACTACGACGTGATTCCCTGGGTGATCTACACCAGCCCCGAGATCGCCTGGGCCGGCCTGACCGAGAAGCAGGCAAAAGAGAAGGGCCTGAGCATCAAGACCGGGCAGTTCCCGTTCAGCGCGAACGGCCGCGCCCTGGGCCACGGCGACACGCGCGGCTTCGTGAAGATCATCGCCGACGCGCAGACCGACAAGCTGCTGGGCGTGCACATGATCGGCGGCGGCGTCAGCGAGCTGATCGGCGAGGTCGTGGCGATCATGGAGTTCGGCGGCAGCAGTGAGGACCTGGCCCGCACCGTCCACGCCCACCCCACCCTGTCCGAGGTCGTCAAGGAGGCCGCCCTGGCCACCGACAAACGCGCGCTGCACATGTAA
- a CDS encoding phosphoglucomutase/phosphomannomutase family protein: MPIKFGTDGWRDIIAEDFTYDNVRIVARAHAQVVREGGGRLVVVGFDTRFQGSGFARVVADVMAEQGLDVLLAPEFLPTPALSFAVVHHGAAGGVMITASHNPPPYNGYKIKGAYGGSATPSTVAQIEQALSHPSQYEGARGTVQPLDIREAYYAQLDRQLNLETLRSYRGLVVHDAMGGAACGWLADYVSSRALPLHFEELHGRPDPMFYGVNPEPIPQNLGDLITRLAGETGTALGVITDGDADRVGAVTAGGRFFNSHQIFAVLLWHLYGRGLRGRVVKTVSGSRVIELLAGRLGLDVLETPVGFKYITDAFLEGQADERLAVLMGGEESGGLSSRGHIPERDGLLNSLLMIEAVAASGLSLDDLFAQIEQEVGFRHFYDRNDLHLSAAFDKAALLSAAPAYAEVAGHAVQGVNTRDGVKLLLDGGASAMFRASGTEPVVRVYVEAQSEEAVQTILAEATRRVLALDPGAH, translated from the coding sequence ATGCCGATCAAGTTCGGGACGGATGGCTGGCGGGACATCATCGCTGAGGATTTCACCTACGACAACGTGCGGATCGTGGCGCGGGCCCACGCGCAGGTGGTGCGGGAGGGGGGTGGCCGGCTGGTCGTGGTGGGGTTTGATACGCGCTTCCAGGGGAGCGGGTTCGCGCGGGTCGTGGCGGACGTCATGGCCGAGCAGGGCCTGGACGTCCTGCTGGCGCCGGAGTTTCTCCCCACGCCTGCGCTGTCGTTCGCGGTCGTGCATCACGGGGCGGCGGGCGGCGTCATGATCACGGCCTCGCACAACCCGCCGCCCTATAACGGCTACAAGATCAAGGGGGCCTACGGTGGCAGCGCCACGCCCTCGACCGTCGCGCAGATTGAGCAGGCGCTCAGTCACCCCAGCCAGTACGAGGGCGCGCGGGGGACAGTCCAGCCGCTGGACATCCGCGAGGCCTACTACGCACAGCTGGACCGGCAGCTGAACCTGGAGACGCTGCGGTCCTACCGGGGCCTGGTGGTGCACGACGCCATGGGTGGCGCTGCCTGCGGGTGGCTGGCCGACTACGTGAGCAGCCGGGCGCTGCCGCTGCACTTCGAGGAACTGCACGGCCGGCCGGACCCGATGTTCTATGGCGTGAACCCCGAGCCGATTCCGCAGAACCTGGGTGACCTGATCACGCGACTGGCCGGGGAGACCGGGACGGCCCTGGGCGTCATCACGGACGGGGACGCCGACCGGGTGGGGGCCGTCACGGCAGGTGGCCGTTTCTTCAACAGCCATCAGATCTTCGCCGTGCTGCTGTGGCACCTGTACGGGCGTGGCCTGAGGGGCCGCGTGGTAAAGACCGTGTCGGGCAGCCGCGTGATTGAGCTGCTGGCCGGGCGGCTGGGTCTGGACGTGCTGGAGACGCCGGTGGGCTTCAAGTACATCACGGACGCCTTCCTGGAAGGTCAGGCGGACGAGCGGCTGGCCGTGCTGATGGGAGGCGAGGAGTCCGGCGGCCTGTCCTCCCGTGGGCACATTCCCGAGCGTGACGGGCTGCTGAACAGTCTGCTGATGATCGAGGCCGTGGCCGCCAGTGGCCTGAGCCTGGACGACCTGTTCGCCCAGATCGAGCAGGAGGTGGGATTCCGGCACTTCTACGACCGCAACGATCTGCACCTGAGCGCCGCGTTCGATAAGGCCGCGCTGCTGAGTGCCGCACCGGCGTACGCCGAGGTGGCCGGGCACGCCGTGCAGGGCGTGAATACCCGCGACGGCGTGAAGCTGCTGCTGGACGGAGGGGCGTCGGCCATGTTCCGCGCGTCCGGGACGGAGCCGGTGGTGCGGGTGTACGTGGAGGCCCAGAGCGAGGAGGCCGTCCAGACCATTCTGGCGGAGGCCACCCGGCGCGTCCTGGCACTTGACCCCGGCGCGCACTGA
- a CDS encoding O-antigen ligase family protein, producing the protein MTVHQPEAPVSPPPRWVSWLIALTPIFPPLYLAAFATLGHLRRLPLTARRVLFFFAATQLIAALFTPAPLTSVGLAALRTAEALAMVAAGAYLKDSRLLRPLLWGQLAIFASAWAYTLGTQGWEGVQARLGHPYYYVVTLGLVAVIALWLIVFWRGGGWWRWPAGLFALATLLASGSRGPLLALFTGSVAALAFQKGKQRRPWLLLPAVGLVVLAMVSFKAQIPFKPVERLLNDQTSGRELVWKDAVQGWQTSPIGGVGPYQGGPYLTYLFKDGCQLTPTLERNEIRCPESLTRWASVLLIAHNVWLHWLLETGVVGTLGLLAVTIYGTWLGMRQGDPFVMAITFGFAAINMVDVVLTLPSVHFAELWWALIGVTVRRSTKE; encoded by the coding sequence ATGACGGTTCACCAGCCCGAGGCGCCGGTCAGCCCCCCGCCCCGCTGGGTGAGCTGGCTGATCGCGCTGACCCCCATCTTCCCGCCACTGTACCTGGCGGCCTTCGCCACCCTGGGCCACCTGCGCCGGCTGCCCCTCACCGCGCGGCGCGTGCTGTTCTTCTTCGCCGCCACCCAGCTCATCGCGGCGCTGTTCACGCCTGCCCCGCTGACGTCAGTGGGCCTGGCGGCTCTACGTACCGCCGAGGCGCTGGCGATGGTCGCGGCCGGGGCGTACCTCAAGGACAGCCGCCTCCTGCGCCCGCTGCTGTGGGGCCAGCTGGCCATCTTCGCGAGCGCCTGGGCCTACACCCTGGGCACGCAGGGCTGGGAGGGCGTGCAGGCGCGCCTGGGCCACCCGTACTACTACGTCGTCACGCTGGGTCTGGTCGCGGTGATCGCCCTGTGGCTGATCGTGTTCTGGCGTGGCGGAGGCTGGTGGCGCTGGCCCGCCGGTCTGTTCGCGCTGGCCACCCTGCTGGCCTCCGGCAGCCGCGGCCCACTCCTGGCCCTGTTCACGGGCTCTGTCGCCGCCCTGGCCTTCCAGAAGGGCAAGCAGCGCCGCCCATGGCTGCTGCTCCCGGCGGTCGGGCTCGTGGTTCTCGCCATGGTGAGTTTCAAGGCCCAGATTCCCTTTAAACCTGTCGAGCGGCTGCTAAACGATCAGACCAGCGGCCGGGAACTCGTCTGGAAGGACGCCGTCCAGGGCTGGCAGACTTCACCCATCGGCGGAGTCGGTCCCTACCAGGGAGGCCCCTATCTGACCTACCTGTTCAAGGACGGCTGTCAACTGACCCCCACGCTGGAACGTAATGAGATTCGCTGCCCCGAGAGCCTCACTCGCTGGGCCAGCGTGCTGTTGATTGCCCACAACGTCTGGCTCCACTGGTTGTTGGAAACAGGAGTAGTTGGGACGCTGGGCCTGCTTGCCGTGACCATATATGGCACTTGGCTGGGCATGCGCCAAGGCGATCCATTCGTCATGGCAATCACCTTCGGCTTCGCGGCCATAAATATGGTCGACGTCGTCCTGACTTTACCAAGCGTTCACTTTGCCGAGTTATGGTGGGCTCTCATAGGCGTTACCGTAAGACGATCCACGAAAGAATAG
- a CDS encoding SDR family oxidoreductase, with translation MKILLTGGGGRLGTELRALLPGIVAPTSGEMNITDAGQVLTTAQREQPDLIVHAAAYTNVGGAERDREACWNANVIGTRNMAAAANAVNAKLVHISTDYVFSGDTGGYREDDTPGPVVNYYALTKLIAEEAARAAHDHLIIRTSFRPREFAYPVAFSDVFTGQDYVDVLAPQIAQAITYAREIPHDLLHIVTERKSVFELARRRKADVQEGTRAQAGVTLPGDVSLNTDRWLSLVASWSDVRV, from the coding sequence ATGAAGATCCTCCTGACGGGCGGCGGCGGCCGCCTGGGCACGGAACTCCGGGCCCTGCTGCCCGGTATCGTGGCCCCTACCTCCGGGGAGATGAACATCACCGACGCCGGGCAGGTGCTGACCACTGCGCAGCGTGAACAGCCTGACCTGATCGTGCATGCCGCGGCCTACACCAACGTGGGCGGCGCCGAGCGTGACCGTGAAGCTTGCTGGAACGCCAACGTCATCGGCACCCGGAATATGGCAGCCGCCGCCAACGCCGTGAATGCCAAACTGGTGCACATCAGCACTGACTACGTGTTCAGCGGCGATACGGGCGGTTACCGTGAGGACGACACACCTGGCCCAGTCGTCAACTACTACGCATTGACCAAACTGATTGCCGAGGAAGCGGCCCGAGCGGCGCATGATCACCTGATCATCCGTACCAGTTTCCGCCCACGGGAGTTCGCGTACCCCGTTGCCTTCAGTGACGTCTTCACCGGCCAGGATTACGTGGACGTGCTTGCCCCGCAGATTGCGCAGGCCATCACGTATGCCCGCGAGATCCCGCACGACCTGCTCCATATCGTCACTGAACGCAAAAGTGTCTTCGAACTCGCCCGTCGTCGCAAGGCAGACGTGCAGGAAGGCACCCGCGCACAGGCCGGCGTGACCCTGCCTGGCGATGTCAGCCTCAACACCGACCGCTGGCTGTCACTTGTGGCATCTTGGAGTGATGTCCGCGTCTGA
- a CDS encoding dTDP-4-dehydrorhamnose 3,5-epimerase family protein: MAEHTVRLAHEYAQALNFETYPAAPQIDGVWFHALKKNRSENGAFMEYVRLDEQGVQGLPGQLTPRQISVSWAAPKRINAFHIHVKQEQNEIWCVLQGQLMIWLVDCREGSPTLGVKRKLVFSGEQPMMVHIPSGVAHGYQAGEQGATLLYTMDAQFDITDPNEGRLPWNFFGDDLWAEDMG, encoded by the coding sequence ATGGCTGAACACACCGTCCGTCTTGCCCACGAGTACGCGCAGGCCCTGAACTTCGAGACGTATCCGGCGGCCCCACAGATTGACGGGGTGTGGTTTCACGCCCTGAAGAAGAACCGCAGTGAGAACGGCGCGTTCATGGAGTATGTCCGCCTGGACGAACAGGGCGTGCAGGGCTTGCCCGGCCAGCTGACCCCCCGCCAGATCAGCGTGTCGTGGGCAGCCCCGAAACGCATCAACGCCTTCCACATCCACGTCAAGCAGGAGCAGAACGAGATCTGGTGCGTGCTGCAGGGCCAGCTGATGATCTGGCTCGTCGACTGCCGCGAGGGCAGCCCCACCCTGGGCGTCAAACGCAAACTGGTCTTCAGTGGCGAGCAGCCCATGATGGTGCACATCCCCAGTGGTGTCGCCCACGGCTACCAGGCCGGTGAGCAGGGTGCGACGCTGCTGTACACCATGGACGCACAGTTCGACATCACGGACCCCAATGAGGGCCGCCTGCCCTGGAACTTCTTCGGTGATGACCTGTGGGCCGAGGACATGGGATGA